CTGGACAGCGGCGCAGCCCGGGTTATTCAGCAGGGGGCGACCATGGTCACGCAACAGGGCGGGCAATTGCGCTATAACGTAACCGGTGGTAATGGCCCGGTAAGTCTCAATACCTTAACCACTCCCAGAGGAGGCCAGTTCAGGGTAGTGTTGCCGGACGGCACAGCGGTCTGGCTGAATGCCGCCAGTTCATTAAGATACCCTACCGCGTTTGAAGGAAAATACCGCAGGGTTTCGGTTACCGGAGAGGCCTATTTTGAGGTAGCGGCCAATGCGGACATGCCTTTCCTGGTTACCGTTGCTGACCGGATGGAGGTGTCCGTCCTGGGTACACATTTCAATATAAATGCCTATCCTGACGAAAGCGGTATCCACACTACCCTGCTGGAAGGAAGTGTGCGTGTCAGCGAACGCTCTGCCAAAAGCGCCGTACTGCTGAAGCCGGGGCAACAGGCACAACTCCGGTTACCGGCAACCGGTGAACCTGCCGGCATCATGATAACGGATGATGTCAACACCGCGCAGATCGTAGCCTGGAAAAACGGCGCCTTTGACTTTGACGGCAAGAAACTGGAGGAAGTCATGCGGCAATTATCCCGGTGGTATGATGTAGATGTGATCTATGAAGGAACGGTCCCGGACAAGCAGTTCTGGGGCCGGATGGGAAGAGATCTTACGTTGTCCCAATGCCTTGCCATTCTGGAAAAGATGGAAGTCCGTTTCCGGCTGGAGAACGGGCGCCGGCTGGTTGTACTGCCATAAAAGAACCGCTACGGTTCGGACCCGTAGCGGCAGACAGTTTGATATATGCTGAAAAAGTCCTGTGGGGGACATTCTTTATCAACCAAACCATTGCAAAAGTATGCAAAAAACTCTTTTTCGTGCAAGCCCGCCTGACGGGTGTTGCCTTTACCGGGTTGTCGGACCCCTTGTTGTAAAGGCGGTCATTTTTCTTTTCTTTTGTTTCACACAGTTGACAGCCCGTGCACAGACCGGGCAGATCACCTGGACCGGTGAGAAAGTAAAACTGGCACAGGTCTTCCGGATGATCGAGAAGCAAACCGGCTTTTTTGTGATCTGTGATGCTGCGTTGCTGAAGCGGGCAAAGCCGGTAAGTATCAAGGCCGACCATCTGCCCCTGAAAACATTTATGCAGCAAGTGCTGGAAGGGCAGCACCTTGAATACGCGATCGAGAACAACACGATCGTTATTTCGCGGAAGCCGCCGATGCAACCGGCTTCTACCCCGCGGCCCGTCCAGCCTTTTGATCCGCCTTCCGCTGTTGCGGGGCAGGTGACGGACGAAGAAGGTCAGCCGCTTGCAGGCGCGTCTATCCTCAACAAAAGATCCGGGAAAGCGGCCGCAAGTGATCAGCAGGGACGATTCACGCTGGATGCCGGAGAGGGAGACGAGATACTGATCTCTTATCTCGGCTTTAAATCGCGGCAACAGAAAATAACCCTTCCCGCACAACCCTTGTCTATAGCACTGGATCATGATGTGTCCGTGCTCCCTGATGTACAGGTAACGGTGTCAACCGGTTATCAGAATATCCCGCGGGAGCGGGCTACAGGCTCTTTTGCCGTTGTTTCGGCAGACAGGTTCCGGGACAAGCTGCGCCCTGATCTCAAGGCTGCGCTGGAAGGACAGGTAGCCGGTATGGTGCTGACCAAGGAAGGGGATATGGAAATTCGCGGCGTGTCCACCTTTCAGGCGGAAACAGCCCCGCTGATCGTGGTGGATGGTTATCCCATCTCCGGCGGGCTGGAGACCATCAATATCGACAATATTGAAACGATCACTGTCTTAAAGGATGCGGTAGCCGCGTCTATTTACGGTGCAAGATCTTCCAATGGCGTGATCGTGATCACAACAAAAAAAGGCCGTTTGGGAGCATTGCAGGTGGAATACAGAGGTTCCGCCGGGATAACGCTCAAACCGCTCCTGTCCAGGCTCAACCGGTCCACCGCCGCCGATTATGTGGATGCGGAGATGGCCCTGTTCAACGAGAACCCCAACCGGATGATCAATACCTATAACAACTACGGTTATCTTTCCCGTGTCAATTACCTGATGGTCGCCAAAGCCCGCGGGCTGATGAGTGAGGCAGCCGTGGATGAGGAAATTGCCAGGTTAAGGACAAATGACGGATTAGGCCAGCTGGAAAAATATCTTTTCCGTCATCAGCAAACGCATCAGCATAATATCTCGCTTTCCGGCGGCAGTGAAAAGAACCTGATGCATACCGCCGTAAAATATATCGGGAA
This genomic stretch from Chitinophaga sp. XS-30 harbors:
- a CDS encoding FecR family protein — its product is MEKETLINLMNKHFSREMTEEESRMLTAFVEDERNRPEVTAVLEAWLAGEQEEEVFDSERYMPLLHEILRADKSSALPERVPVRLWFTRYRAAAAAILFLLCAGGYLMVREALRPDVATVLPDTGIPPGRDKAMLTLGDGAVVSLDSGAARVIQQGATMVTQQGGQLRYNVTGGNGPVSLNTLTTPRGGQFRVVLPDGTAVWLNAASSLRYPTAFEGKYRRVSVTGEAYFEVAANADMPFLVTVADRMEVSVLGTHFNINAYPDESGIHTTLLEGSVRVSERSAKSAVLLKPGQQAQLRLPATGEPAGIMITDDVNTAQIVAWKNGAFDFDGKKLEEVMRQLSRWYDVDVIYEGTVPDKQFWGRMGRDLTLSQCLAILEKMEVRFRLENGRRLVVLP